The genomic stretch TGGCTCCCATGGGAAAAAAATTCAAAAAGATTGATTTCCCGGGGGTGGCTCGGGCAGCCGGATGCGTTTATGTGGCGATGGTAGCGCCCAACCAGCCCAAGCGCCTGGAGCGGGCTGTGCGCCGAGCCATTCTCATCGCCCGTGAGATCGGTCCCACCTATGTGCAGCTGTTCGCGCCCTGTCCTACCAATTACAAGTTCAAACCCGGCGACACGCTGGCATTGATCAAAGAGCGGGAAAAAGAGGGAGTTTTTCAACCGCAGGAATACCTGTCACCGGAGGCAGAAGAGTGCGTTCACCAAGTAGAGGAGGCGTTGCGGTAATGCAACAGAAAACCTTCATTCGCATGTCGGGGCTGGGAGGGCAAGGGGTGGTTACCGCTGCTCATATCCTGGGCGTCGCCGCTGTCCGCTCCGGGTTGCTCAGCACCGTAAACCCGTTTTTTGGAGCGGAGAAAAGGCTTGCTCCTGCGGAAAGTTATGTGCGCATCGCCACACGACCGATTTACGAGCGGGGCGAAGTGCTTTTTCCTGATATCATTATGATTTTTCACCCTCATGTCATCACTTTGGGGAAAAGTTATACCATGCCTTTCTTCGATGGATTGCAGCCGAAGGGTAAGATAATCATCAATGCCCCGGAACCGCTTCCCATAAACGAAGATGAATTACAACGGTTGGCCGGTTTGGAAGCGGAAATTTTTTATATTCCGGCGATGCGGCTGGCCATGGAAATCGCCGGAACCGAGCTTTCCACCAATATAGCCATGCTTGGAGCGCTCCTTGGTGTTACTGACTTGGTTAGCAGTAAAGCCTTGGAGGAATCTTTGGCGGAGCGGTTCGGAGGAGCGAAATTTATCGCTTCCGGAACCACTGCCGCCCTGGACGATGTGTTAAAAAGTAAATTTGCCAAGATGGCCCAGCTGATGGAGAAGAACATGGCGGTAATGGAACGGGCCAAGAGTTCCGTACAAGCGTACGCGATTTGAGGAGAGTGAGCGAATATGTATGTCACCGCCCAAGTGGATGAAAACAAGTGCAACGGTTGTAAACTCTGTATTTTGTCCTGTCCGGATCCCAATGTCATCATTTACCACCCCGAGAGGAAGATTTCGATCTACCAAAACCGCTGCAAGGGGTGTGGTCTCTGTGTAGCCGCCTGCAAACGACAGGCACTGCAGCTTTTGGTAGGATAGCCGGGACTCGCCCCTCCTGTCGGCCTTGGACCGGCTGGCTGTGCCGCGGTCCGGTTGTATCCGCCGGAAGCGTCATCGGTGATTTTCGCTTCCGGCCGGGCTGCCAAAATAGTGTTGGCAATGTTGTTTTTATTTACTAATAAAAGGAGGTAGCGAAATGAATTGTCCCGTGTGTAAAGAGGTTAGTCTGGTGATGGCCGATCGGCAGGGGATCGAGATTGACTACTGCCCGCAATGCCGAGGGGTGTGGCTGGATCGCGGCGAGCTTGATCGCCTCATTGAGACCGCCACCGAACGCATGTCGGGGAAATCCGGCGGTAAGCGTGATGAAGGGCGTGAGCGCCCCCAAGAGCAACGCCGGGATGATGACAGCCGCCGGGATGATGACAGCCGCCGGGGTGATGACAGCCGCCGGGGTGATGACAGCCGCGATTCTGACCGTAAACGCCGCCGCTCATTCCTGGGAGACATATTTGACTTCGGCTGAGGAGAACGGTGTCTTGACGCACGGCGCGACGGCCTTACACCTACACCGTCGCGCCGTTTCGATGGCGGTGTTACCTCAAGCAAGGCGATTACGGCCCTGCCCGGGGCTTATCCATGCACTGAGGAGACTAACCGGATGACAACTCAATCACCGGACAACAACGACCATGGCGGAACCACCTATCGCGGCAGAAAAGTAGCCTTGCTTACTCAGCATGGCAAAGAACAGGTGATTGCGCCGGTACTGGAGGCGTACCTTGGTTGTCATGTACGGCGGGTGAGCGGTTATGATACTGACCGGCTGGGTACCTTCACGCGCGAAATTCCACGGGCCGGCACTCAACTTGAGGCCGCCCGTAAAAAGGGACGTATCGGGATGGAGCTGTCCGGGCTGTCTCTGGGACTGGCCAGCGAAGGGTCATTCGGACCCGACCCGATCACCGGCCTGTTGCCATGGAACCTGGAGTTATTGATCTGGATCGACGAGAATTTGGGTATTGAGGTAGCAGGCTACGCCTCCGGGCAGACTAACTTCTCCCACCGGCTTACTGCCAGTTGGGATGAGGCAAAACAGTTTGCCCGCGACGCCGGTTTTCCCGGACATTGGCTGGTCGTCCGCCCCGAGGGTGAGGAACACCCCCACATCCGCAAGGGAATCGCCGGTTGGGATGAGTTGGAAAAAGAATTTCGCTGGGCCTCCGACCGGGCGAGTGACGGTCGTGTCTTTCTCGAGACGGATATGCGCGCCCATGCCAATCCAACCCGCATGGAAATGATTGCTTCAGCTGCCCGGGACTTGGCCCAAAAGCTTTGCACCCGCTGTCCGGCCTGTGGTACGCCAGGCTTTAGCGCGGCTGAGCGTATCCCCGGTCTGCCGTGTGAAGACTGTGGTGCCCCCACCATGGAAACACGAGCCGAGGCACACCGTTGCGTGCGGTGTGGACATCAACTTATCGTGGAAATAAACGAGCCAAAGACAGCTTCGGCAGCGCGATGCGATTACTGTAACCCTTGACACACTCCCACGAATAAATTCATGGGATTCTGATTCATCAAAGGACCCCGTTTGAACTCCGCAGATGGACCCCAGGCAAATCGCTCCGCTTATATATCCAGTAGATCCCTATGGCTCTTCCACTTCGAGCGAAGCGAAGAAGCGGGCTATGTCGGGTTCGTACAAGGGTCTAAGAGTATTGGCGGAGTCGAGGACCGCGCGGAGTCGGTTTGTCTCGATTTCTTTACGGTAGGCATGGCGGAAAAAATACCGAAAGGCCCTGAGCTGCTCCAGGCGGTCGAAGGTTTCCGCTTCAACCTCCAAGACCAGCCTCCCGGCAGGCCGGAAACCCAGAGGGGTTTAATAAAAGACACCCCCGAGTTGAGACCGGGAGTGAAGAACATCGATATTGTCAGCCAACGACTTATCGTTTCTTGATTTCTTCGACCGGAATACCCGATTGGTTTAATATCGACTTCAGAGTCTTGGGTGCCAAGGTCTTCCCGGCATGGAGGGGGGACAGTCACAATACGATCCTTCTCATAGTGATAAAAATAATGATGGCTCCCTTTTACGAACGAAACGGAAATAATGTAGAATGGGAGGGAAACAAGTACAAGAGGATAGCCTGTCGCTATCCGCATGAGCGGTCGGTTCTTTTGACGCCCTGAAAGCCCCGCCAATCAATAACTGGCGCGCCCGGAGGGAATCGAACCCCCAGCCTACGGATTAGAAGTCCGTTGCTCTGTCCTGTTGAGCTACGGGCGCACACCCACTTTATTGTATGCCCACCGACTTTCAGCGTCAAGTCGAACCGGGCAAGAGAGTACCGGACGACTGGTCTGGAAAAACGGGGAGGAGTCTGGTAGGATATGTGTGATATCGTTTTATAGGGGGGAAACACAGTGAAGAAAGTCTATAGAAGCCGGAAAAACCAAATCCTGGGAGGGGTCTGTGCGGGATTGGCCAAGTATTTCGACATCGACCCGATCATCCTGCGGTTGGTGGCGGTAGCGCTGATCTTTGCCGGTGGGGCGGCGATCATCGCCTACATTATTGCCTGGATAATCATTCCCGAAGAACCGCGGGAACGGGGGAAGGCGGGAGAAGAAGAAACCCAAGATGTTGTTCTGGATGTTGAACAGGAAAAAGAAAATTCCGAATCAAGAAAAAACAAGAATCTGGAACTCCTGGCTTGGGTTCTGGTGGTTATCGGGATTATTTGGGCGGCCCGTTATGCCTTTACCTGGTGGCTTCCCACCCTTCATCTGGGCGGTCGGGTGTTTACTCCCGTCGTTCTCATCATCCTGGGTGTTGTCATCCTGCTATGGAAAAAGAGATGACCGGAAACCCCCCTATTCAAGGAACATGATTTCTCCAAAGAAGGAAGGGGCGTGAAACGTTCCCGGTGTGTATGACCACCCGCTGAATTCGCCGGTCCGAATCATGGTTCGGTTGAAATTGATACCCCATACCTCACCGCCTCGGGGAGTTTCCCGGCCCAGTTCCGTAAAGGGTACCGCCAGGATTGCTGTCCAACCGGTTTCGGCCCGGCTTACCCTCGCCTGCCAACTCCCGTTCCAGCCCGGTCCAACCCTCGAATAGCTGTCGTATTGGGTTTCCAGAGTATTGACCGCCAGTTGGTAATAAAAGCTCAGGGTTCGTCCTGGATCAAGAAATACCTCGATGGAGTCGTCATAGAAGACCGGCCCATCCCGTCTGGTGACGGTGGCCTTGACCGTGTTGGGGTGCGCGTCGTTGACCGGTAGGACAATATAGAGGTGTTCCCGGTCATATCCCGCTGCGACAATGCTTTGCTCCACAGCCGCCCCTTCCCCGGTGATCAGGCTGAATTCTCCCTGCCAGGAGAGACTTTGCCAAGCCGGATGGGAGAGGGGTGCGTCAAGCGGGGGAGCGTCCCGGAGAAATCGGGCTTCGATACGCCGGGGCTGCTCGTGACGGTACGCAACCGGGTCGCTTGGCTTGAGCGGACGCAGGGCGACCAGGTCCTCCCGGCTGAGGGGAAATGCCGGGACGGGAAACGAGACCTGGCGAAGAAGCGTGAGTGAGGTGTCGGTAAGGTAAGGCCAAGCGAAAACAACGACACCGGATGGATTGTGAGAGCGAGCGGCGTTGACCTGGACGGTAAGATCTTCCGGGCTGTCCAGTCGGTAAGCCTGCAGCCCGGCAAAATAGGGGGCGCTTCCCCGAAGGAAATGTTCGACCCATACCAACATACCCCGCATTTCGTTCACCCGGGAACTGTAAGCCATGGGAATAACGACGTCGATATAACCGTTCTCCGCCCAGCGGTGCCAATCCTGAAAGTAGGAAGGATTGCGTTCGATGGGCATGCCCTGGGGCATTATCGAGGCGGAAATTATCACATCAGGCCGAATGGCGCGAACCGACTCGGCGATACCCGCCACCACCGCGGTAACCTGCTCGGTCCGGTAGCGAATCCATTGGGTATAAAGCTGGGGATGGAGGTAGGGATCGAGGGTGAGTGGATCGACTCCGTGCTCCGCGGCGAATTCATTCCGGGCGAACTCCGAATACCCGGCGTCTGCTCTTGACAGGTCGGGGATCTCGACGTAATCGATCTGGACCCCGTCGATGGGGTAATGGGTTACTAATTCCTCTACAAGGCCTCGGTAAAAATCGACAACACCGGGCTGGGTCGGACAGATCCAGTAAAAAAAGTTAACTCCACGTCGGTAACCGGTGGTACCATCCCGGTTGATCGATCTCCATTCCGGGTGAACGGCAAGGACGGGCCCTGGCTCGTTCAGTCCGATATAGAATAAATGAAGCCAGGCATGAACCGACATTCCGCGCTTCCGGGCCGAGGATAGCAGCGCTTGTAAGGGATCCATACCGATAAAGGCCCCCCTCTGCCGGTTCATGCCCAGTGATTCAAGATAGGGCGAAGGGTAGATGGTTTCACCGATATAAAAACATTCCACGAATATCGTGTTGAAATTGGCTCCGTGAAGACGATCCACGATCAGGTCAATTTCCGCTTCGTTCCTGGGAATGCTCCGAACATCAAGCCACACGCCCCGGGTCTCGGGAAGGGTTGTCCCGGCTGCTTTGGCCTGCCGGGGGTTCGACAGGCTGAAGGCAAGGCAAAGGAACACCAAGAACCAGAGGACCACTGCATGACCGAGAGAAAAGTTCGACAGGTTTTTTTTCATATGCCCACCACTGATTCGATCAGGGGATACCATCTCCCTGGTCGGTTTTTTTTCATCAATTCTTCCGCCTCGGGATCCAGAGGGAAAAGCATGGCCGACTCGGCGGTAGCCGCCTCAAATCCGTTTCTCCGGAGGATGTCCCACTCTGCCTGGTTATCGATGGGACACAGGGTATCGATGGTCACTTCAGGTGGAATCGCAGTCAGGGCCAAGTGTAGCACGGAAGCGAGGTCTTCCGGAGATAATCCAGCCCAGTCACTGAGGTAGGCCGCTTTTGTCCAGTCACCCAGACCGGTGGTGACTTTGCCCAGGCTTACGGTCAGGGTGCCCCGCAGTTCCTTTTCGCCGGTAGTGAAGAGGTAGGCCGGGAGCGAAGGGGGGCGAACGAGTTTTCGCCAGGTCCACATCGCATCATCCAAGGGGACAAAACCGTTATCGGTTTCGAGTATCCGGTTAAGGAATGGCCGGAGACTCTCCGGTTTCGCCAGGGGCAGAACCCTGGAGGGTGGGGAATCGAGAGTTGACTGTTTCAGCAGGTGGAAAACCCGTTTGTGGTCACGGTATCCCAGTTTTTCATAGAGGGTGAACTGGGAAGTGCTCAGAATGGTATAGAGATAGCCAAAGCGGCAACCCACCCGACGCATGACTGTTTCCGCGTGAGCCATCAATTGAGAGGCCAAGCCTCTATTGCGGTAATCGGGGTGGGTCATCACCGTATCGATGATTCCCACCGGGTACCAGTCGTTCCCCAGCCGGAAACGGGTCAGGGTGAGGAAGACAGCGGAAATCAAGGTATCTCCCTCCTTGAAAACGAAAACATTCCCCGGACCGCTCCCTGGTCTTTTCAGATACCATTCCAGAAACATCCGCTCGGAAGGCAGAACGCCGACATAGTGGCTGAAGCAGAGCCGGTGCAGTTCCAGGAGTTGAGACAGAGCATCCGGCAGGCTATCCGCTTGAAGCAGTTCGAACTTGGCCTGATTGCTTGTTCCATTCATCGACAGGATTATATCTCAACTACCCGCCCGGCTGCAACCGGTCTTGCGGAGACCCGGAGTGGGCATAGAACGAGAGCGCTCTCCTAAAAAAACCGAAAAGGTGCATCTCTGTCGCACTTAACCATCGTCCAAAGAACCCGGGAAATTCCATAGCAGCGATCTTCCCGGGTTCTGGCTCTGGCTGGCTGTGAATCAGGCTTTTTCGAACTGGTCTTTTCCTACACCGCACACCGGACACACCCAGTCCTCGGGCAGGTTCTCGAACTCCGTTCCCGGGTTGACGCCGGCATCGGGATCACCGTTTTTTGGGTCGTATACATATCCGCATACTGTACAGATGTATTTGTCCATGAGTTCCTCCTGTAAATACTGTGATCAGTGATGGGTGAACACCCTTCATCCTAAGCTCAATTATCACTCCGAATGTTTTTTGCTTTGTCAGAACTATTCCCACGTAAATCGGTAGATGGTACAAGGGGCGATGAGTTCAAAGCCTTTGTCCATGTTTGTCCCTTAATAGTTGTCGGGTCATCAAAGTTCGTCCGGTTCGCACAGGCTGTTGTCCCTGACGGCGGAGCGGCCGCATTTTCGGCAGATGAACCGCGAACTTCTGACCAAGTTTTTGAACTCAGCGAAATTCTGGTTCATAAATCCGGAATACTGGAGTTGACAAAGGTGCTTTGCATGGCCGGGGTGGGGCATGCTATTTTGTTCCACTTGAAAGACCTCCTTTCTGTGGTCGACAGTCTGAATAGTCGATTTGCAAGGGGTTATGACGGTTACAAAAGACATGTCCGTCTGCTTCGCGCAGAACCGCTCGTCTTCTGGAATTTTAACGATAGCGTAACCCATACAGTCATTAAAATCAAAAGGTATCCGATTAGCAAGCACAGGTGACTTTTTCCACCAAACGATTGATCAGACAGGCCAATCCTGTGTTATGATAGTGACAAGGAGGCCTCTTAAGTGACGGAAACGTTGGGACCGGACAGATGCGCCGTTCTTGGGAGTATTTATTGCCGGGGGAAAGAGGACGACGGACCGGAGGTGATGTTGGTGTTACCTAAACGGCTAAACTGTAACGGCCTGCATTTTAAGAGGGGGAGGTGCTACTATGAGACAATGTTCTGAGAGAGAGGAAAGAACTTGGCGGGAAGAGATTGAGCTGAACGCGAAAGATCTGGTGGAACGCATCCGGGAATTGATTCGGGAAGGGAATGTCCGTCACCTGACTATAAAAAAGGAGAACGGTGAACTACTATTGGAGATTCCCCTGAGTACGGGCTTGATTGCTGGCGGATTGGTAACCCTGGCCGCTCCCGTTCTTGCAGCGCTGGGTGCGTTGGCAGCCCTCCTGACCCGTGTGCGGGTGGAAGTTGTACGGATCGACCAGACCGGCAAGAAAGATGATGCCGGAAATCCCGGGGTTTAGCAGACCGTTCCATTTGTGGATTTTACCTTTGCAGGGCCGGCCGTACCGCGACGGTGTCTTCTTCTCGGGGCACGCCGAAAGAGTCGGGAAGAGTATTGAGTTACAGTAGTCACAAGGGCTCCAATCTTGATTCCACTGCAATAAGTAATTTTGCTGCAAAATCAATATTCAATATCGATTGGGAGGGATGATTATGTGCTACACCAAATCCTGGAAGGTCCTATTGAGTGCCTGCCTCTGTGTCGTCTTTTTTCTGTCCGGGATTGCTTTCGCCCAACCGGACGTCCTTCCGCCGGGCAGTCAGGATGAAGCAAGGGAAGGTTATGCGCAAACTATGTTTGACCAGGGATTAAACCTGTATCAAGTCGGGAGGAATACAGAGGCGATCCAGTTCTTTATGGAAGCGGTCTCCACGATGCCTCAGTTCACCAAAGCCTGGTTCTGGCTGGCCAGAACCTATATGGAACAGAACATGGTGGATGAAGCAATCTGGGCCTGGCGGAAAGTGGTCGAGCTCGATCCAACCGATACGCGGGCCGCTTATTTTTTCCGGAAAGTGCAAAGCTGGAGGCAGTATGGAAAAGAAGCTTGGGAAGCTTATGAACAGGGTCATATCGCTTATCAGCGTCAGGACTTTTCCCAGGCGGTCAGTCATTTTCGCCAGGCCACCCAGGCGAATGCTTCGTTTGAGCAGGCCTGGTACTGGCGGGGGATTGCCTCGTTGAAGCTGGGGGATGAGACTGATGCCGCACAATCCCTCCAACGGGTGTTGAGCCTGAACCCGGATAATCCAGAAGCCAGGTACTGGCTGGGCCGGGCCCAAAGGTAGTTTCTGCGACTGACGGTGAATGTCCGCACCGGACGCCTTCCGTCAAGTCGCGCCGTTCAAGTTTCTTCGTCTCCATGACTGGCCGGCTATCTTGGAACGTTATAAGCTTCTGTGGGACACTGTATGTCTTGACTCTTTACACACATTCCCAGTTGACGAGCATCAAAACCTGATGATGCGGTCCGGATGGAACACGTTTCGACCTTGTTTGCATCGACTTTCCCAAACCTGATCGGTCCCCGGGCAAGGTGCTTCGCTGAGCGCGAAGATACGATCACGGTTCTGGGCAAACCAGCGGGATTCCATGAGGATGGAAAGACGTGATATTTACAGATAAATATCGACCACAGGGGCCGGGCCGTTTTCCGGGAAGAACCTGATAACCATCGCCGAATGGTTTTCCAGCGTGGAAGGGATACCGTACATCCTTTCCGCCGGGTTCCTGTCGTCCGGTGTTGAACGGGACGCCGGACATAAGGAAGAGACCTGAATAAGCGTTCTCCTTCCAATTTCGCGTTGCCGCAGCTTGACAATGTGGCCTTTCAGTGTTGTGCCCGTCCATGTTTTATGCTACAGTAATAAAATAAAATCGAAATATGAAAAGACTGTGAAGGGGATTAGTAGAGAGAACGCGGAAAATCCAGAAAGCCGGGACTGATGGAAACCGGTATTTCCCGATCTTGAATCCGCCCCGGAGTCGCGGAGGCAAACCTCCGGGAGAGCCTGCGACGTGTCCTGCGTTAAAGAAACGAGGGTGTGTGACACTGAAAAGGGTGGTACCGCGAGATGACTCTCGCTCCTTAAGGGGGCGGGAGTTTTTTGCTTTTACCCGGTCTAACCCTTTTGTCTCCGATGAGCGGATCGCCTCTTCCTTTGGCTTGGGTCAGGATGCCCGAGGGGCTTTACCGAGTGGAAGCATTTCCTCTAAGGAAATGAATGGGAGGGTCGTCGTTGGAGTTGTGAACCGTTTTGCCAGAAATATGATCCAGGGGGAC from Atribacteraceae bacterium encodes the following:
- a CDS encoding 2-oxoacid:acceptor oxidoreductase family protein, coding for MQQKTFIRMSGLGGQGVVTAAHILGVAAVRSGLLSTVNPFFGAEKRLAPAESYVRIATRPIYERGEVLFPDIIMIFHPHVITLGKSYTMPFFDGLQPKGKIIINAPEPLPINEDELQRLAGLEAEIFYIPAMRLAMEIAGTELSTNIAMLGALLGVTDLVSSKALEESLAERFGGAKFIASGTTAALDDVLKSKFAKMAQLMEKNMAVMERAKSSVQAYAI
- a CDS encoding DUF6671 family protein translates to MTTQSPDNNDHGGTTYRGRKVALLTQHGKEQVIAPVLEAYLGCHVRRVSGYDTDRLGTFTREIPRAGTQLEAARKKGRIGMELSGLSLGLASEGSFGPDPITGLLPWNLELLIWIDENLGIEVAGYASGQTNFSHRLTASWDEAKQFARDAGFPGHWLVVRPEGEEHPHIRKGIAGWDELEKEFRWASDRASDGRVFLETDMRAHANPTRMEMIASAARDLAQKLCTRCPACGTPGFSAAERIPGLPCEDCGAPTMETRAEAHRCVRCGHQLIVEINEPKTASAARCDYCNP
- a CDS encoding tetratricopeptide repeat protein, whose protein sequence is MCYTKSWKVLLSACLCVVFFLSGIAFAQPDVLPPGSQDEAREGYAQTMFDQGLNLYQVGRNTEAIQFFMEAVSTMPQFTKAWFWLARTYMEQNMVDEAIWAWRKVVELDPTDTRAAYFFRKVQSWRQYGKEAWEAYEQGHIAYQRQDFSQAVSHFRQATQANASFEQAWYWRGIASLKLGDETDAAQSLQRVLSLNPDNPEARYWLGRAQR
- a CDS encoding zf-TFIIB domain-containing protein — translated: MNCPVCKEVSLVMADRQGIEIDYCPQCRGVWLDRGELDRLIETATERMSGKSGGKRDEGRERPQEQRRDDDSRRDDDSRRGDDSRRGDDSRDSDRKRRRSFLGDIFDFG
- a CDS encoding GNAT family N-acetyltransferase, with amino-acid sequence MNGTSNQAKFELLQADSLPDALSQLLELHRLCFSHYVGVLPSERMFLEWYLKRPGSGPGNVFVFKEGDTLISAVFLTLTRFRLGNDWYPVGIIDTVMTHPDYRNRGLASQLMAHAETVMRRVGCRFGYLYTILSTSQFTLYEKLGYRDHKRVFHLLKQSTLDSPPSRVLPLAKPESLRPFLNRILETDNGFVPLDDAMWTWRKLVRPPSLPAYLFTTGEKELRGTLTVSLGKVTTGLGDWTKAAYLSDWAGLSPEDLASVLHLALTAIPPEVTIDTLCPIDNQAEWDILRRNGFEAATAESAMLFPLDPEAEELMKKNRPGRWYPLIESVVGI
- a CDS encoding PspC domain-containing protein yields the protein MKKVYRSRKNQILGGVCAGLAKYFDIDPIILRLVAVALIFAGGAAIIAYIIAWIIIPEEPRERGKAGEEETQDVVLDVEQEKENSESRKNKNLELLAWVLVVIGIIWAARYAFTWWLPTLHLGGRVFTPVVLIILGVVILLWKKR
- a CDS encoding rubredoxin yields the protein MDKYICTVCGYVYDPKNGDPDAGVNPGTEFENLPEDWVCPVCGVGKDQFEKA
- a CDS encoding DUF4342 domain-containing protein — encoded protein: MRQCSEREERTWREEIELNAKDLVERIRELIREGNVRHLTIKKENGELLLEIPLSTGLIAGGLVTLAAPVLAALGALAALLTRVRVEVVRIDQTGKKDDAGNPGV
- a CDS encoding family 10 glycosylhydrolase translates to MKKNLSNFSLGHAVVLWFLVFLCLAFSLSNPRQAKAAGTTLPETRGVWLDVRSIPRNEAEIDLIVDRLHGANFNTIFVECFYIGETIYPSPYLESLGMNRQRGAFIGMDPLQALLSSARKRGMSVHAWLHLFYIGLNEPGPVLAVHPEWRSINRDGTTGYRRGVNFFYWICPTQPGVVDFYRGLVEELVTHYPIDGVQIDYVEIPDLSRADAGYSEFARNEFAAEHGVDPLTLDPYLHPQLYTQWIRYRTEQVTAVVAGIAESVRAIRPDVIISASIMPQGMPIERNPSYFQDWHRWAENGYIDVVIPMAYSSRVNEMRGMLVWVEHFLRGSAPYFAGLQAYRLDSPEDLTVQVNAARSHNPSGVVVFAWPYLTDTSLTLLRQVSFPVPAFPLSREDLVALRPLKPSDPVAYRHEQPRRIEARFLRDAPPLDAPLSHPAWQSLSWQGEFSLITGEGAAVEQSIVAAGYDREHLYIVLPVNDAHPNTVKATVTRRDGPVFYDDSIEVFLDPGRTLSFYYQLAVNTLETQYDSYSRVGPGWNGSWQARVSRAETGWTAILAVPFTELGRETPRGGEVWGINFNRTMIRTGEFSGWSYTPGTFHAPSFFGEIMFLE